The sequence CAAAGGGAAATCCGGTAACCTACAGGTAAGCTACAATACCTATGTAGGTGCTGAAAAAATATCTAAAAACCTGGACGTGATGAGCGCCGATGAACTCCGCGCTTTCCTCACTAAAAATGGTTCCGGCTTCTCCCCTAACGATGACCTGGGTGCCCATACCAACTGGCAGAAAGAAATCGAAAGAGAAACCGCCGTGTCTCAAAATCATAACATCTCTTTCAGCGGCGGTTCTGAACATAGCAATTATATCGCTACGCTCAACTATGCCAACAAAGAAGGTATTATCAAGAAAACCTCTCTGGAACGTATGATCGCCAGATTAGCCGTTGAACAATATGCGCTGAACGATAATGTGAAATTCGGACTCAATATATCCAACTCTATCAGCAATGCGAAGGACGTTCCTTACAGAAACACCATCCTCCTGCAATCTGCTATCTATCTGCCCGTTTCTCCTGTAAAAAACACTGACGGCAGCTACTTCGAAAACTTCCAGTATAGCAACTACTTCAATCCTGTCGCTATGCTGAACAACAGCGACCTGGAAACAAAGAACAATAACTTCTCTGCCAACTTTACCACCAACGTAAAGCTGCCATGGGGATTCACATATGACCTCAGCGTGTCTTACATGAACGTATCCGCACTCTCCGGTCAGTATCTCTCCAAGTACTACACCAATGAATATAATGGTATGTACAACAACCCTGATCCAGGAACCTCCGGTCACACACAACAAACCTTCGGTACCAATGGTCAGGCTACCAGATCTTCTTATACCAACACATATAAAATTCTGGAAAGCTTCCTCTCCTGGAACAGACACTTCGGCGGCCATAACATCAACGCCGTTGCTGGTTATTCCTGGCAGAGCAACATCATCGGCGATGGCTTCTCTACTACCACTTACAACTTCGCCGTTGATAACACAAGTTTCAGAAACCTTGCACTGAGCAACCCTTACGCTTACTCTACCCACATCAACCTCGGCTCTGATGGCGTATACCAGGAAACTAAACTGATCTCTGACTTCGCACGTGTGAACTACGATTACAAAGAAAAATATTTATTACAAGCCTCCATTCGTCACGATGGTAGCTCCGTATTCGGTGCCAACAACAGATGGGGTTACTTCCCTTCTGTAGGTATCGGCTGGCGCATCGCACAGGAATCTTTCATGAAAGATCAACATCTATTTGATGACCTGAAATTAAGAGCCAGCTATGGTGTAACCGGTAACTCAAGTGGTTTTAGCGCATTCACTGCTCAATATATCATCGGTAGTAACGGTACCTTCTATTATGATGGTCAGCAACTGGCCGCTTACGGTCCTACTCAGGCTCAAAACGCTAACCTGAAATGGGAAAAAACAGCCACTACCAACATCGGTCTGGACTTCGCTATTCTGAAAAGCAGATTGACAGGCTCACTGGAAGTGTATAACAAAAACACCACCGGCATGATCTATTCTTATAGCGTAAATCCTGCCCTGGTTCCAACCGGTTCGATCGTTGCAAACGGTGGTAGCATGAATAACAAGGGTATTGAATTAAGCCTGAACGGCGCGATCATTGATCAGAAAGACTTCGGCTGGACCTCCTCCCTGAACCTCGCTACCAACAAAAACCAGATAACCAGCCTGAACAACCCACTGTTCTCAGGTGGTGACTCAGTTGCTGTCGCCTATCCTGAAGGTGCTTCTCAATCAGGTGCAAGTTTGCAATTGCTGAAAACAGGTAAACCACTGGGACAGTTCTTTACCTTCCAATATGCAGGCAAAAACACCAGCGGGATCTCTCAATACCTCAAAAGAGATGGTACCACTACCATCTCTCCAAGTAATGGTACTGACTACCACTACCTGGGCAGCGCACAGCCTAAACTGATCTACGGATGGTCCAATACCTTCAGGTACAAACACTGGGACCTGAACGTATTCGTGAGAGGTGTGTATGGCAACAAAATTTTCAATGCTACCAGGGCTGACCTGTTCCGCCCTGCCACTGCTCAATATGCGAACATCCTGGCAGATGCAAAAGATGAATCTGCAAGCGATATAAACTCTTACAGATACTCTTCCCGCTACATCGAATCAGGTAGCTACCTGCGATTCGATAACGCAACACTGGCTTATACTTTCGGAAATGTCAATCCTGCTATCAAAAAACTGAGATTGTACGTTTCCTGCAACAACCTCTTCGTCATTACTAAATATAAAGGGGTAGATCCTGAAGTAAATCAGGGAGGCATCGCACCTGGCGTAGATTATAACAACTTCTACCCAAAAACACGCACCTTCCTGATCGGTGCGAACCTGTCCCTCTAATATTTATCAATTCAACAAACGAGAAGTATGAAACGCTCAATCATAAAATATTTTCTTTCTTCAGTGCTGGTGGCTGCAAGCTTTGCCTGCCATAAGCTAGAAGTACCAGTGACTACTGAACTCACTACTGATACCTACCCACAGGACTCTGCTTCCTTCATCACCGCATCCGGCCCCGTGTATGTTGTACTGAGAGGTAACTACGGCGTTGAATGGCAAATGCAGAACTCTTTAAGTACAGACGAAACCATCATGCCCGCCCGTGGCGGTAACTGGTACGATGGTGGACAAAACGTTCAGATGCACTACCACACCTGGACCAGGGATAATGGTTATGTAAACGGGAACTGGACCTGGCTCTCCACCATCATCGGTGTAACTAACCAAACACTCGACATCCTCGGCACCACCGAAACAGATGGCGCTACTAAAAGCAGACATCTTGCCGAAATAAAAATGATCCGTGCCCTGGCTTATTTCTGGATGATGGACAACTACGGCCGTGTACCACTGGATACTGTAGCCGGTGACTATACTCCGCATGAAAATGTAGATCGCTCCGTTACTTTCAACTGGATTGAAAAAGAAATCACCAATGCACTGCCTTACCTGAGCAGGGCAACCGGTACCTCTACCTACGGCAGAGCGAACAAGTTCATGGCGTTTTCCCTGCTGGCAAAATTGTACCTGAATGCTGAATACTACACCGGCACTCAACGTTACAACGATGCAATCATTGCCTGCGACAGTGTTATTAACTCTAACCTGTACACCCTGGCCAGCAGCGGTAGCTACCTGGATATGTTCAAATACAATAACGGTCCTGCTACCCCTGAATTCATCTTCGCCGTTCCTTATGATCCTAACTTCAGCAACGGCTCATGGCCGTTCAGA is a genomic window of Chitinophaga sp. LS1 containing:
- a CDS encoding SusC/RagA family TonB-linked outer membrane protein: MMSFLLLTAGIQIQASASPLRITPGSINTNARFGPPVKGKVTSATGEPMIGVNVMVKATKKGTSTNEKGEFTINASPDDILVITYIGYETKEVKVGNNTTLNIVLSSGATQLNDVAIVGYGKQKRQALTSAITSVKPGDLNRGAITDLGQLLQGKVPGLNITASGDPNKPAAVILRGASTLNSSQTPFYVIDGVPGMDISLIAPDDIANIEVLKDAAATAIYGNRASAGVIIVTTRKGKSGNLQVSYNTYVGAEKISKNLDVMSADELRAFLTKNGSGFSPNDDLGAHTNWQKEIERETAVSQNHNISFSGGSEHSNYIATLNYANKEGIIKKTSLERMIARLAVEQYALNDNVKFGLNISNSISNAKDVPYRNTILLQSAIYLPVSPVKNTDGSYFENFQYSNYFNPVAMLNNSDLETKNNNFSANFTTNVKLPWGFTYDLSVSYMNVSALSGQYLSKYYTNEYNGMYNNPDPGTSGHTQQTFGTNGQATRSSYTNTYKILESFLSWNRHFGGHNINAVAGYSWQSNIIGDGFSTTTYNFAVDNTSFRNLALSNPYAYSTHINLGSDGVYQETKLISDFARVNYDYKEKYLLQASIRHDGSSVFGANNRWGYFPSVGIGWRIAQESFMKDQHLFDDLKLRASYGVTGNSSGFSAFTAQYIIGSNGTFYYDGQQLAAYGPTQAQNANLKWEKTATTNIGLDFAILKSRLTGSLEVYNKNTTGMIYSYSVNPALVPTGSIVANGGSMNNKGIELSLNGAIIDQKDFGWTSSLNLATNKNQITSLNNPLFSGGDSVAVAYPEGASQSGASLQLLKTGKPLGQFFTFQYAGKNTSGISQYLKRDGTTTISPSNGTDYHYLGSAQPKLIYGWSNTFRYKHWDLNVFVRGVYGNKIFNATRADLFRPATAQYANILADAKDESASDINSYRYSSRYIESGSYLRFDNATLAYTFGNVNPAIKKLRLYVSCNNLFVITKYKGVDPEVNQGGIAPGVDYNNFYPKTRTFLIGANLSL
- a CDS encoding RagB/SusD family nutrient uptake outer membrane protein, yielding MKRSIIKYFLSSVLVAASFACHKLEVPVTTELTTDTYPQDSASFITASGPVYVVLRGNYGVEWQMQNSLSTDETIMPARGGNWYDGGQNVQMHYHTWTRDNGYVNGNWTWLSTIIGVTNQTLDILGTTETDGATKSRHLAEIKMIRALAYFWMMDNYGRVPLDTVAGDYTPHENVDRSVTFNWIEKEITNALPYLSRATGTSTYGRANKFMAFSLLAKLYLNAEYYTGTQRYNDAIIACDSVINSNLYTLASSGSYLDMFKYNNGPATPEFIFAVPYDPNFSNGSWPFRGVNIHSRYDVPRSMGNVAAGAGYNYFSIPFVPGAPRSTIPSYYAYFYDDNDVRNGQWLHGKQYKQDGTPITITTTYAGYDAITYAGNTASYTYQLDLTPDVVLRQSTDLFDCGNDEVAWNMGYRNIKFYPDATSANRNQNNDIPVFRYADILMMKAEAIQRGGSATNGASALSLVNQVRAQRTTSAAWTNITLDSIYNERTREFAMEAWHRNDMIRFGKFENSWGFKTDADVNHRIFPIPTNAIKLNPNLTQNPGY